A single region of the Yersinia entomophaga genome encodes:
- the hrpB gene encoding ATP-dependent helicase HrpB codes for MSSLPVSAVVDDLLSALQSSPQVLLHAPTGAGKSTWLPLQILQRGGLAGRIIMLEPRRLAAKNVAYRLAQQLGEEPGQTVGYRMRAESKTGPNTRLEVVTEGILTRMLQQDAELQGVSLVILDEFHERSLQADLALALLLDVQQALREDLKLLIMSATLDNQRLSALLPDAPAIVSAGRSFLVERSYQPLSSHERLEDGVANRVKRLLNQESGSLLLFLPGVTEIHRVMERLSGEVAADTDLCPLYGALPLGEQQKAIQPAATGRRKVVLATNIAETSLTIEGIRLVVDSGLERVARFDPKNGLTRLLTHRISQASMIQRAGRAGRLESGICWHLFAKEQAERAPEYAEPEVLSSDLCSFWLELLHWGCQDVSQLNWLDCPPASALSAAQDLLRRLGAIDDNGQLTMMGRSMAALGCEPRLAAMLCAAAKHGEDALATAALLAAIIEEPPRGGQIDLHDWLSRPQAHWQRRARQLQQRLPQRAGSVNSDLAGWLLALAYPDRIAQQRGQDGRYLLANGMGAAMAQDEALSRAPWLVAMSLLQNASGPDARILLALPVDIDQLVKQSPHCVTEQTAVEWDEEKGTLRAWRRWQIGRLTLKAQPLSKPSDEALQQALLNWVREQGLNVLNWDENARQLRTRLHCAARWLPEAEWPAVDDQSLLDNLALWLQPSLQGVRDLRGLRQVNIAEALTRLLSWQQRQRLDSALPSHYTVPTGSRLSIRYYDDKPPILAVRLQEVFGEQSSPRLAEGRVAVVLELLSPAHRPLQITGDLAAFWQGAYREVQKEMKGRYPKHVWPDDPANTLPTRRTKKYQR; via the coding sequence GTGTCTTCTTTGCCCGTCAGTGCTGTTGTTGACGATCTATTATCTGCGTTGCAATCTTCGCCGCAAGTCTTGCTTCATGCCCCAACTGGCGCAGGGAAGTCCACTTGGCTGCCGCTGCAAATTCTGCAACGGGGCGGGTTGGCAGGACGCATTATCATGCTGGAACCTCGTCGGCTGGCGGCAAAAAACGTAGCTTATCGTTTGGCGCAGCAACTGGGGGAGGAACCGGGGCAAACCGTGGGTTATCGCATGCGTGCCGAAAGTAAAACCGGCCCGAATACCCGGCTGGAAGTGGTTACCGAAGGTATTTTGACCCGGATGTTACAACAGGACGCTGAGTTGCAAGGCGTGTCGCTGGTGATTCTGGATGAATTCCATGAGCGTAGCCTACAGGCGGATCTGGCACTGGCGCTGCTGTTGGACGTACAGCAAGCACTGCGGGAAGATTTGAAGCTGTTAATTATGTCAGCAACGCTGGATAACCAACGGCTTTCTGCGTTATTGCCTGATGCTCCAGCGATCGTTTCTGCCGGGCGCAGTTTCCTGGTAGAACGCAGCTATCAGCCACTATCCAGCCATGAGCGATTAGAGGATGGCGTTGCCAACCGGGTGAAACGCTTACTGAACCAAGAATCTGGTTCTCTGCTGCTGTTTTTACCCGGAGTGACGGAAATTCATCGGGTTATGGAACGTTTGAGCGGTGAAGTGGCCGCAGATACCGATCTTTGTCCGTTGTACGGCGCACTGCCGCTGGGCGAGCAGCAAAAGGCCATTCAGCCAGCGGCTACGGGTCGCCGCAAAGTGGTGTTAGCCACCAATATTGCTGAGACCAGTTTAACCATCGAAGGCATTCGGCTGGTGGTGGATAGCGGGTTGGAGCGGGTTGCGCGTTTTGATCCTAAAAATGGTCTAACGAGATTATTAACTCATCGTATTAGTCAGGCGTCAATGATTCAGCGGGCTGGGCGAGCCGGTCGATTAGAATCCGGGATTTGCTGGCATCTGTTTGCCAAAGAGCAGGCGGAGCGAGCGCCGGAATACGCCGAGCCGGAAGTGCTCAGCAGCGACTTATGCAGTTTCTGGCTGGAACTGCTGCATTGGGGGTGTCAGGACGTTTCCCAGCTAAACTGGCTGGATTGTCCGCCCGCGTCTGCTTTATCGGCGGCACAGGATCTACTGCGGCGTTTGGGAGCCATTGATGACAACGGCCAGTTGACGATGATGGGGCGATCTATGGCGGCGTTGGGCTGTGAGCCGCGTTTAGCGGCGATGCTGTGTGCGGCGGCGAAGCATGGCGAGGACGCACTGGCGACAGCCGCGCTGCTGGCAGCAATTATTGAAGAACCCCCACGCGGCGGCCAGATCGATTTACATGATTGGCTCAGTCGCCCTCAGGCTCATTGGCAGCGACGCGCCAGACAATTACAGCAACGTTTGCCGCAGCGGGCAGGCAGCGTCAATAGCGATTTGGCCGGTTGGCTATTGGCACTGGCCTATCCGGACCGTATTGCGCAGCAGCGTGGCCAGGATGGGCGTTATCTGCTGGCTAACGGTATGGGCGCGGCAATGGCGCAGGATGAAGCTTTGTCGCGTGCTCCGTGGCTGGTGGCGATGAGTTTGTTACAAAATGCCAGCGGGCCGGACGCACGCATCTTGCTGGCGCTGCCGGTTGATATCGATCAATTGGTTAAACAGTCTCCCCACTGCGTGACGGAACAAACGGCGGTGGAATGGGATGAAGAAAAAGGGACTTTGCGCGCCTGGCGCCGCTGGCAGATTGGCCGCTTAACTCTAAAAGCCCAGCCGTTGAGCAAACCCAGCGATGAGGCGCTACAGCAGGCATTGCTGAACTGGGTGCGTGAGCAAGGGCTAAATGTATTGAATTGGGATGAGAATGCCCGCCAGCTTCGCACTCGCCTACATTGTGCCGCGCGCTGGCTGCCGGAGGCCGAATGGCCTGCGGTGGACGATCAGAGTTTGCTGGACAATCTGGCGCTGTGGCTACAACCCTCTCTACAGGGTGTTCGCGATTTGCGCGGTCTGCGGCAGGTTAATATTGCTGAAGCTTTAACCCGTTTATTAAGCTGGCAACAACGTCAGCGGCTGGATAGTGCGCTGCCAAGTCATTACACTGTGCCCACGGGTAGCCGCCTATCTATTCGTTATTATGATGATAAACCGCCGATATTAGCGGTGCGGCTACAGGAAGTTTTTGGTGAACAAAGCAGCCCGCGCCTTGCAGAAGGGCGGGTTGCCGTGGTGCTGGAGCTGTTATCTCCCGCTCACCGCCCTTTACAGATTACCGGTGATTTGGCCGCGTTCTGGCAGGGAGCCTATCGGGAAGTACAAAAAGAGATGAAAGGGCGTTATCCCAAGCATGTCTGGCCGGACGATCCGGCGAATACCTTACCGACCCGGCGCACCAAGAAGTATCAGCGCTGA
- the sfsA gene encoding DNA/RNA nuclease SfsA codes for MRFKTPLQHATLIQRYKRFLADVMTPEGETLTIHCANTGAMTGCATPGDTVWYSTSDNLKRKYPHTWELTHTQTGDWICVNTMRANELVYEAITLDAIPELSGYSAVYPEVKYGAENSRIDLLLQAENRSNCYIEVKSVTLLQQQCGYFPDAVTLRGQKHLRELKNEVADGHRAVLFFAVLHSGITQVAASRHIDPRYADLLAQAQASGVEVICYGFQLSPGGIELAARIPLLTV; via the coding sequence ATGCGATTTAAGACCCCGCTGCAACACGCCACTCTGATTCAGCGTTATAAGCGTTTTCTAGCGGATGTGATGACGCCCGAAGGTGAAACCCTCACTATTCACTGCGCCAATACCGGAGCCATGACCGGATGTGCAACACCGGGTGACACAGTTTGGTATTCCACTTCGGACAATCTTAAGCGTAAATATCCCCATACCTGGGAGCTCACCCATACCCAAACCGGGGATTGGATCTGCGTTAATACTATGCGTGCCAATGAGTTAGTCTACGAAGCAATAACACTGGATGCAATACCAGAATTATCCGGTTACAGTGCTGTCTACCCTGAGGTAAAGTACGGCGCGGAAAATAGCCGTATCGACTTGTTATTACAGGCAGAAAATAGATCCAACTGCTATATTGAAGTGAAGTCTGTAACCTTATTGCAACAACAGTGCGGATATTTCCCCGACGCGGTGACGCTACGGGGTCAGAAGCATCTGCGGGAGCTAAAAAACGAGGTTGCCGATGGGCACCGGGCAGTATTGTTCTTTGCCGTATTGCATTCGGGTATTACCCAGGTTGCAGCGTCCCGACATATTGACCCGCGTTATGCCGATTTGCTGGCGCAGGCTCAAGCGTCTGGGGTGGAAGTTATCTGTTACGGTTTTCAACTATCGCCTGGCGGTATTGAGCTTGCTGCTCGTATACCGTTATTAACGGTTTAG
- the dksA gene encoding RNA polymerase-binding protein DksA, with protein MQEGQKRKTSSLSILAIAGVEPYQEKPGEEYMNAAQLSHFKLILEAWRNQLRDEVDRTVSHMQDEAANFPDPVDRAAQEEEFSLELRNRDRERKLIKKIEKTLKKVEDDDFGFCESCGVEIGIRRLEARPTADLCIDCKTLAEIREKQMAG; from the coding sequence ATGCAAGAAGGGCAAAAACGTAAAACCTCGTCCTTGAGCATTCTCGCCATCGCTGGGGTGGAGCCGTACCAAGAGAAGCCAGGCGAAGAGTATATGAATGCCGCCCAGCTTTCGCATTTCAAGCTGATTCTTGAAGCATGGCGCAATCAGCTCAGGGATGAAGTAGATCGTACTGTATCTCATATGCAAGACGAAGCTGCTAACTTCCCTGACCCGGTTGACCGCGCTGCTCAAGAAGAGGAATTCAGTCTTGAACTCCGTAACCGCGATCGTGAGCGCAAGCTTATTAAGAAGATCGAGAAAACGCTGAAAAAAGTAGAAGATGACGATTTCGGTTTCTGCGAATCTTGTGGTGTAGAAATCGGTATTCGCCGTTTGGAAGCACGGCCAACTGCGGATTTATGCATTGACTGTAAAACTTTGGCTGAAATCCGCGAAAAGCAGATGGCTGGCTAA
- the thpR gene encoding RNA 2',3'-cyclic phosphodiesterase — MTDLANNPSRRLFFALALPRSRQQHIIQWRADHFPEETGRPIAAANLHLTLAFLGEVSEQKSQALRQLAGRIEQPAFTVTLDDLGHWPGSGVVWLGCKQAPRGLLQLAELLRSQAARSGCYQNPMPFHPHVTLFRHATRPVNLPPKVDAGQFTPSQFSLYESVYSRGRTRYKVIQSWPLGEKKRKQDAI; from the coding sequence ATGACAGATTTAGCAAATAATCCGAGCCGCCGCCTGTTTTTCGCTTTGGCACTGCCGCGATCGCGCCAACAGCACATTATTCAGTGGCGAGCCGATCATTTCCCCGAAGAAACCGGCCGCCCGATCGCCGCCGCCAATCTGCATTTGACGCTGGCCTTTCTGGGAGAAGTGAGCGAGCAGAAATCGCAGGCGCTTCGGCAACTGGCTGGCCGTATCGAGCAGCCGGCCTTTACCGTGACTCTGGACGATCTCGGCCACTGGCCCGGTTCCGGCGTGGTATGGCTCGGCTGTAAACAAGCCCCCAGAGGATTGCTACAGCTAGCAGAATTGCTGCGATCTCAGGCGGCACGCAGCGGTTGCTACCAAAACCCGATGCCGTTTCACCCCCATGTCACGCTGTTTCGCCATGCCACACGCCCGGTCAACCTGCCGCCCAAAGTAGACGCCGGCCAATTTACGCCGAGCCAGTTCTCGCTTTATGAATCCGTCTATAGCCGTGGGCGTACTCGCTATAAAGTGATACAAAGCTGGCCATTGGGTGAGAAAAAAAGGAAACAAGATGCGATTTAA
- the pcnB gene encoding polynucleotide adenylyltransferase PcnB, with protein MTVIPRDQHNISRREISDNALKVLYRLNKSGYEAYLVGGGVRDLLLGKKPKDFDITTSATPEQVRKLFRNCRLVGRRFRLAHVMFGPEIIEVATFRGHHEQQQPEGNDKNSSQQAQNGMLLRDNIFGSIEEDAQRRDFTINSLYYGISDFALRDYTGGLRDLKQGIIRLIGDPEVRYREDPVRMLRAVRFAAKLDMTISPETAEPIPRLASLLREIPPARLFEESLKLLQSGYGYKTYLKLCEYQLFQPLFPLIARNFTEHNDSPMERILVQVLKNTDDRLQNDKRVNPAFLFAAMLWYPLIEHAQKLAQESGLAYYDAFALAMNDILDEECRSLAIPKRITALVRDIWLLQLRLSRRQGKRAHKLMEHPKFRAAYDLLALRAEVENNHELQRLTQWWGEFQEATPPHQKAMLNTLGADPAPRRSRSRRPRKPTQRKEGA; from the coding sequence ATGACGGTAATCCCACGGGATCAACACAATATTTCCCGCAGAGAAATCAGCGATAATGCGCTGAAGGTACTCTATCGTCTGAATAAATCAGGCTATGAAGCCTATCTGGTCGGCGGCGGTGTCCGCGACTTACTGCTTGGCAAAAAACCAAAAGATTTTGATATCACCACCAGCGCGACGCCCGAGCAGGTTCGTAAACTGTTCCGTAACTGCCGTTTGGTTGGCCGCCGTTTCCGTTTGGCTCACGTGATGTTCGGGCCGGAAATTATCGAAGTGGCCACCTTCCGCGGTCATCACGAACAGCAACAACCTGAGGGCAATGATAAAAATTCTTCTCAGCAAGCTCAGAACGGTATGTTGCTGCGCGACAACATCTTTGGATCCATCGAGGAAGATGCACAGCGCCGTGACTTCACCATCAACAGCCTGTATTACGGAATTTCCGATTTTGCCCTGCGGGATTACACCGGCGGCCTGCGCGATCTGAAGCAAGGGATTATTCGCCTGATCGGCGATCCGGAAGTTCGCTATCGTGAAGATCCGGTACGAATGCTGCGCGCCGTGCGTTTTGCCGCCAAGCTGGATATGACCATCAGCCCGGAAACCGCCGAGCCGATCCCGCGCTTAGCTTCGCTGCTGCGTGAGATTCCGCCAGCGCGTCTGTTCGAAGAATCGCTCAAACTGCTGCAATCCGGCTACGGTTACAAAACTTATCTTAAACTGTGTGAATATCAGCTTTTCCAGCCGTTATTCCCGCTGATTGCCCGTAATTTTACTGAGCATAATGATTCGCCAATGGAGCGAATTCTGGTTCAGGTATTAAAAAATACCGATGACCGTCTGCAAAATGATAAGCGGGTCAACCCGGCGTTTCTGTTTGCAGCTATGCTTTGGTATCCATTGATCGAACATGCGCAAAAACTGGCGCAGGAAAGCGGTCTGGCTTATTACGATGCCTTCGCGCTGGCGATGAATGATATTTTGGATGAAGAATGCCGTTCACTGGCCATTCCAAAACGCATTACTGCGCTGGTACGGGATATTTGGCTGTTGCAGTTACGTCTATCTCGCCGTCAGGGCAAACGGGCGCACAAACTGATGGAGCATCCGAAATTCCGCGCGGCCTACGATTTGCTGGCTCTGCGTGCAGAAGTGGAAAACAACCATGAACTACAGCGTTTAACTCAGTGGTGGGGTGAATTCCAGGAAGCTACGCCGCCGCATCAAAAAGCGATGTTGAATACTTTGGGTGCCGACCCTGCGCCGCGCCGTTCTCGCTCGCGCCGTCCGCGCAAGCCAACCCAACGTAAAGAAGGGGCATAA
- the panB gene encoding 3-methyl-2-oxobutanoate hydroxymethyltransferase — MKATTLTHLRQWKQEKRKFATLTAYDASFAQLFYEQGIQVMLVGDSLGMTLQGFDSTLPVTVADVAYHTRAVRRGAPNCLLLSDMPFMSYATPEQTFTHAAELMRAGANMVKLEGGSWLCDTVRMLAERAVPVCGHLGLTPQSVNIFGGYKVQGREEVAANQLLKDAIALEQAGAQLLVLECVPVELASRVTEELAIPVIGIGAGNVTDGQILVMHDALGITSGHTPKFSKNFLAQAGDIRLAIQQYIQEVEQGIYPAEEHCFQ, encoded by the coding sequence ATGAAAGCGACTACTCTGACCCACTTGCGCCAATGGAAACAGGAAAAGCGTAAGTTTGCGACTCTCACCGCCTATGACGCCAGCTTTGCTCAACTATTCTATGAGCAAGGTATTCAGGTCATGCTGGTGGGTGACTCTCTTGGGATGACGCTACAGGGCTTTGACTCCACTCTCCCAGTCACCGTCGCCGATGTGGCTTACCACACCCGCGCAGTCCGTCGCGGCGCGCCTAACTGCCTCCTGCTCTCCGATATGCCCTTTATGAGTTATGCCACGCCGGAACAAACTTTTACCCACGCGGCCGAGCTAATGCGCGCCGGAGCCAATATGGTGAAGCTGGAAGGTGGAAGCTGGCTGTGCGATACCGTTCGCATGCTGGCGGAGCGCGCAGTGCCGGTTTGCGGCCATCTGGGGCTTACGCCGCAGTCGGTTAATATATTTGGCGGTTATAAAGTACAAGGTCGGGAAGAAGTTGCAGCCAACCAATTACTCAAAGACGCCATTGCGCTCGAGCAGGCGGGCGCTCAGCTCTTGGTGTTGGAATGCGTGCCGGTAGAACTGGCGAGCCGAGTCACTGAAGAGCTGGCCATTCCGGTTATCGGTATTGGCGCCGGAAATGTTACTGACGGACAAATTTTGGTTATGCATGATGCTCTCGGTATCACTAGTGGCCATACACCAAAGTTCAGCAAAAACTTTTTGGCTCAGGCTGGCGATATCCGTTTGGCGATCCAACAATATATTCAGGAAGTTGAGCAGGGAATCTACCCGGCTGAAGAGCACTGCTTCCAATAA
- the folK gene encoding 2-amino-4-hydroxy-6-hydroxymethyldihydropteridine diphosphokinase: MIRVYIALGSNLAQPLQQVKTALEALEHLPRTRLVACSQLYRTKPLGPQDQPDFLNAVVALDTALPPEQLLDHTQEIERNQGRVRKDERWGPRTLDLDIMLYGDRVINTERLTVPHYGLKQREFMLYPLADIAPDLIFPDGESLVDRLKLVPKNGLIPW, from the coding sequence ATGATCCGGGTTTATATCGCGTTGGGCAGCAACCTTGCACAACCGCTGCAACAGGTTAAAACCGCTTTGGAGGCGCTGGAACACCTTCCGCGCACCCGTTTGGTCGCCTGTTCGCAGCTTTATCGCACTAAACCCCTTGGACCACAGGATCAGCCTGATTTTCTTAACGCCGTGGTCGCTCTCGACACGGCGTTACCTCCAGAACAATTGCTCGATCATACCCAGGAAATCGAACGTAATCAGGGACGTGTGCGTAAAGATGAGCGCTGGGGACCCCGCACGCTGGATCTGGATATTATGCTGTACGGCGATCGAGTGATTAATACCGAACGTCTGACGGTGCCGCATTACGGTCTGAAACAGCGCGAGTTTATGCTGTATCCGCTAGCAGACATCGCGCCAGACTTGATTTTCCCCGACGGAGAATCCCTGGTAGATCGCCTTAAATTGGTGCCAAAGAACGGCCTTATCCCTTGGTAA
- the panC gene encoding pantoate--beta-alanine ligase, whose translation MLIIETLPFLRQEIRRWRQDGKRIALVPTMGNLHDGHLALVEEAKARADVVVVSIFVNPMQFERPDDLANYPRTLQEDCEKLTRQGVDLVFAPAASEVYPAGLEEQTYVDVPALSTILEGASRPGHFRGVSTIVSKLFNLVQPDIACFGEKDYQQLALIRKMVADMGYDIEIIGVPIKRAKDGLALSSRNGYLTAEERKIAPQLAKIMNDLAEKLTLGERQIDELLATTAEQLRAAGFTPDELFIRDAETLQPLTVESQRAVILMAAWLGKARLIDNQQVDLIN comes from the coding sequence ATGCTGATTATCGAAACCCTGCCGTTTTTACGTCAGGAAATCCGCCGTTGGCGTCAGGATGGCAAACGAATTGCGTTGGTTCCAACCATGGGCAATCTGCATGATGGACACCTTGCTCTGGTGGAAGAAGCCAAAGCCCGTGCCGATGTAGTGGTGGTAAGTATCTTTGTCAATCCCATGCAGTTTGAACGCCCGGATGACTTAGCCAACTACCCGCGAACCCTGCAGGAAGACTGTGAGAAGCTGACTCGCCAAGGCGTAGATCTGGTGTTCGCTCCCGCAGCCAGCGAAGTCTATCCAGCAGGTTTAGAAGAGCAGACTTACGTGGATGTCCCCGCTTTATCGACCATTTTAGAAGGAGCCAGCCGCCCCGGTCATTTCCGTGGCGTTTCCACCATCGTCAGCAAACTGTTCAATCTGGTCCAACCGGATATCGCCTGTTTCGGCGAGAAGGATTACCAGCAATTGGCGTTGATTCGCAAAATGGTAGCCGATATGGGCTATGACATCGAGATTATCGGTGTGCCGATCAAGCGCGCCAAAGACGGTTTGGCACTCAGCTCTCGTAACGGCTATTTGACTGCAGAAGAACGCAAGATTGCGCCTCAGTTGGCGAAAATCATGAACGATCTGGCTGAAAAACTCACCTTGGGCGAGCGTCAGATTGATGAATTGCTGGCAACCACGGCGGAACAGCTTCGCGCAGCGGGCTTCACTCCGGATGAGCTGTTTATCCGTGATGCTGAAACACTACAACCGCTGACCGTTGAAAGCCAGCGCGCGGTGATTCTTATGGCCGCCTGGTTAGGAAAAGCCCGTTTGATCGATAATCAGCAGGTTGATTTAATCAACTAA
- the gluQRS gene encoding tRNA glutamyl-Q(34) synthetase GluQRS has translation MSENHRYVGRFAPSPSGDLHFGSLIAALGSYLQARAQGGSWLVRIEDIDPPREIPGAAGRILTTLDHYGLHWDGQVIYQSQRLDAYRAALDWLRQQGLSYYCTCTRRRIQQIGGFYDGHCRNLHLPPDNAAIRLRQTHPVYVFQDRLLGSLHADPALAEEDFIIRRRDGLFAYNLAVVVDDAFQGVTEIVRGADLIEPTVRQIALYHQLQAPVPSYIHLPLALNHDGNKLSKQNHAPPLPDGDPRPILVAALKFLRQPVAESWQDLDLSLLLRWAVEHWSLDLLPHQGAITQPENITAFSKEPR, from the coding sequence ATGTCAGAAAATCATCGCTATGTGGGGCGCTTTGCTCCCTCTCCTTCCGGAGATTTACACTTTGGCTCGCTGATTGCGGCCCTCGGAAGTTACCTGCAAGCCCGTGCTCAAGGCGGAAGTTGGTTAGTTCGTATTGAAGATATTGATCCGCCTCGGGAAATTCCGGGCGCTGCTGGTCGCATCCTCACCACTTTAGACCATTATGGCCTCCACTGGGACGGTCAGGTTATCTATCAATCCCAACGCCTCGATGCATACCGCGCCGCCCTTGATTGGCTGCGCCAACAAGGATTAAGCTATTACTGCACCTGTACCCGTCGCCGCATTCAGCAAATTGGCGGTTTCTACGACGGTCATTGCCGCAACCTGCATTTACCGCCCGATAACGCCGCTATCCGTCTGCGCCAAACCCATCCGGTTTACGTTTTTCAAGATCGACTGCTGGGATCGCTCCATGCCGATCCCGCGTTGGCTGAAGAGGATTTTATCATTCGCCGTCGTGATGGGCTGTTCGCCTACAATCTGGCGGTAGTGGTAGACGATGCGTTTCAGGGCGTGACAGAAATCGTGCGCGGAGCCGATTTGATCGAGCCTACGGTGCGTCAGATTGCGCTGTATCACCAGTTGCAGGCGCCGGTGCCGAGTTATATTCATCTGCCATTGGCGTTGAATCATGACGGTAATAAGCTATCTAAGCAGAATCACGCGCCTCCGCTACCTGATGGCGATCCGCGCCCAATTTTAGTCGCCGCACTGAAATTTCTGCGTCAACCGGTGGCAGAAAGCTGGCAAGATCTTGATCTATCGTTATTATTACGCTGGGCAGTTGAACACTGGAGCCTGGATTTACTTCCCCATCAGGGTGCAATAACTCAGCCAGAAAACATAACGGCATTCTCAAAGGAACCTCGGTGA